The following proteins are encoded in a genomic region of Gimesia sp.:
- a CDS encoding DUF2721 domain-containing protein, giving the protein MTSTEFWLTPLILLPGVALLIGSTSARFGQIHTEFHHLLDHPDAGAQILSRNLQQRARLFRDALASLYVSVGLFSLGSLLGGVVNLWRPQSLWFVGGLIIVGIGCVVFASVQLVRESLLSLNVIDEHFERIERDSER; this is encoded by the coding sequence ATGACGAGTACGGAATTCTGGTTAACGCCGCTGATCCTGTTGCCGGGGGTGGCGTTGCTGATTGGTTCGACTTCGGCCCGCTTTGGTCAGATTCATACCGAGTTTCACCACCTGCTGGATCACCCCGATGCAGGGGCGCAGATCCTGTCACGCAACCTGCAGCAGCGGGCGCGGCTGTTCCGCGACGCACTGGCGAGCCTGTATGTCAGCGTGGGACTGTTTTCGCTGGGAAGTCTGCTGGGGGGTGTTGTGAATCTCTGGCGGCCGCAGTCGCTCTGGTTTGTGGGCGGACTGATTATCGTCGGCATCGGCTGCGTGGTGTTCGCCTCGGTGCAGCTGGTGCGTGAATCGCTGTTGAGTCTGAATGTGATCGACGAACACTTTGAACGGATCGAGCGGGATTCTGAGCGGTAA
- a CDS encoding sulfatase-like hydrolase/transferase, with the protein MYRSLLCLIVLLLLIQPAAAEERRQPNILFILVDDLGKEWISSYGGEGVWTPAIDQLATTGMKFNNAWCMPQCTPTRVTLLTGQYPFRHGWTNHWDVPRWGAGAHFDPSLNTTFANVLRDAGYKTCAVGKWQIDDFRVEPKAMEEAGFDDWCMWTGYEADNPPSAERYWNPYINIKGKGSKTFQGEFGPDIFCNYLADFIQKHKDEPMLLYYPMVLTHSPLTTTPDNKQDFENDNDLDQSERKQRMFAGMVRYTNKLVGRLLIALDAAGVRENTIIVFTTDNGTGGQSNKRNGRMVRGGKTKMTEQNGTAMPFIVNCLGTVPAGVETDALIDFTDILPTFAELAGARLPADRVVDGKSFAPLILGETQTGPREWILSMGGGPAALRDGRVQPALDYDDRVIRDKDYKLWINAKGKPVKLYQISGDAWEEKNLIDSDNPEDQAALKRLTAIADQFPEKDAAPRYEKNPPQKWDQKPGIPGGGIKKAKR; encoded by the coding sequence ATGTATCGCAGCCTGCTGTGTCTGATTGTGTTACTGTTACTGATTCAGCCCGCGGCGGCGGAAGAGCGCCGTCAGCCGAACATCCTGTTTATCCTGGTGGATGACCTGGGCAAGGAGTGGATCAGCAGTTACGGGGGTGAGGGAGTCTGGACGCCGGCCATCGATCAGCTGGCGACGACCGGAATGAAGTTCAACAACGCGTGGTGTATGCCGCAGTGCACTCCGACGCGGGTGACTCTGCTGACGGGTCAGTATCCGTTTCGGCATGGCTGGACCAATCACTGGGATGTGCCCCGCTGGGGCGCGGGTGCGCATTTTGATCCGAGTTTGAATACGACATTTGCGAATGTACTCCGCGACGCCGGTTACAAAACGTGTGCCGTCGGGAAGTGGCAGATCGACGATTTTCGTGTTGAACCAAAGGCAATGGAAGAAGCGGGCTTTGATGACTGGTGCATGTGGACGGGCTATGAAGCAGATAACCCGCCGAGTGCCGAGCGGTACTGGAATCCCTATATCAATATCAAGGGGAAAGGGAGCAAGACCTTTCAAGGTGAATTCGGTCCCGATATTTTCTGTAACTACCTCGCGGACTTCATTCAGAAACACAAAGACGAGCCGATGCTGCTCTATTATCCGATGGTACTGACACACAGTCCGCTGACGACGACGCCCGACAATAAACAGGACTTCGAAAACGACAACGACCTGGATCAAAGTGAGCGAAAACAACGGATGTTCGCCGGCATGGTGCGTTACACCAACAAGCTGGTCGGACGACTGCTCATCGCCCTGGACGCTGCGGGGGTGCGTGAGAATACGATTATCGTCTTTACCACCGACAACGGTACCGGCGGCCAGAGCAACAAACGCAATGGTCGCATGGTGCGGGGTGGTAAGACGAAGATGACCGAGCAGAATGGCACGGCGATGCCGTTCATCGTCAACTGCCTGGGTACGGTGCCCGCGGGTGTGGAGACGGACGCCCTGATCGACTTCACCGATATTCTGCCCACGTTTGCCGAACTGGCGGGAGCCAGGCTGCCGGCGGATCGCGTGGTAGATGGGAAATCGTTCGCACCGCTGATTCTGGGTGAGACGCAAACAGGGCCGCGGGAATGGATTCTCTCAATGGGTGGCGGGCCGGCGGCGCTGCGTGACGGACGCGTTCAGCCCGCACTGGATTACGACGACCGCGTGATTCGCGACAAAGACTATAAGCTGTGGATCAATGCGAAGGGGAAACCGGTCAAGCTGTATCAGATCAGCGGCGACGCGTGGGAAGAGAAGAACCTGATCGACTCTGATAACCCAGAAGACCAGGCTGCCCTGAAACGGCTGACGGCGATCGCAGACCAGTTCCCGGAAAAAGATGCTGCTCCGCGGTACGAAAAGAATCCGCCACAGAAGTGGGATCAGAAACCGGGAATTCCGGGCGGGGGTATAAAGAAAGCGAAGCGGTAA
- a CDS encoding protein kinase, with product MSDPPSEADGQSLNIDQLVADFKAHTKPGEQFSFEKLLEAHPEHTAELTRYFQQWKESETPTQSDKAETDTSSTETSVPDKISFEDATAHTMIQGTGDSESSLTRDFQQPNTEATSEIEISNSFSRYEIQKVLGQGAMGAVYLAKDTQLDRDVALKIPKFGDGNGVDEEELLARFYREARAAATLRSPNICPVYDVGEIDGQHYITMAFIEGRPLKDYTKSKKTHSEKQIITTIRKLALGLSEAHEIGVIHRDLKPANIMIDRKGEPVVMDFGLARRSSSDDVQVTQSGAIIGTPAYMAPEQVAGDQAVIDHQVDIYALGVIMYELITGEMPFKGNLMALLQQIALNDPTKPSELRPDIDPRLEAICLKMIAGDREQRYQSMTDVANDLQEVLRNPDERHKQAQAKKKGQKPKSLPTAKDESNPALISIDRTESSVVRLRTKQGKKSLSKGKSTAASKSKSSGPPKKLLIAGGIGGLLLLLGMAYFVRDGKQDVQITQDDPGITNRVAGKTALTAKVVNGQLDGLLNGALPNSHSASESIKNPPPAASNSQRYALTFPEPTSVVEVKAPFRLDEDFTLEAWVSEGDSFPTANGEAPPNESILDLSFQMMLNLVHDQRLNKWSFVTTTKLIPGYEYVICRGSYTNSNIAIRGERNHIAAVFENGEVCLYVDGKRLDKVNYGPERTPAQGTPPALVRELLIGNTRMAGMSPFRGLIEGVRYSKGARYNEDFMPPAELTNDSTTEALYLFQEGQGDILKDYSGNGHDGNIIDAKWVKVGKSSSQTIDLLADLVPTALNSKNMTWQMKDGILAGSSSASRQKKEWVGAIFPQEISGDFDLELELKQSGFAPLQIDLPLGDKQAIRLHLGGLGSALMVIDGKEDRDAAPEHSNKDARLKRNVWQRLTAKVRHHGENVNIDVTLDGDRVGQFSGLRSRITFPKWVKPDPVHVKFAGTGTSSTLELEFRRAIAHITPPAAMQIDQASPK from the coding sequence ATGAGCGACCCACCTTCAGAGGCCGACGGGCAGAGTTTAAATATTGATCAGCTGGTCGCTGATTTCAAAGCTCACACCAAGCCTGGTGAACAGTTCTCCTTCGAGAAATTGCTCGAGGCACATCCCGAACATACCGCTGAACTCACACGGTATTTCCAACAGTGGAAAGAATCGGAAACTCCTACACAGTCTGACAAAGCGGAAACAGACACGTCGTCAACGGAAACCAGTGTGCCTGACAAAATCTCATTCGAAGATGCAACTGCTCACACAATGATTCAGGGGACAGGTGATTCAGAATCATCACTCACCCGGGACTTTCAACAACCCAATACGGAAGCAACCTCGGAAATCGAAATCTCCAATTCGTTCAGTCGCTATGAGATTCAGAAAGTGCTCGGCCAGGGAGCGATGGGGGCAGTCTATCTCGCTAAAGATACGCAGCTGGATCGTGATGTGGCTCTGAAGATTCCCAAGTTCGGTGACGGGAATGGTGTCGATGAGGAAGAACTGCTCGCACGCTTCTATCGCGAGGCCCGGGCAGCAGCGACGCTGCGGAGTCCCAACATCTGTCCCGTCTATGATGTCGGCGAAATCGATGGTCAGCACTACATCACCATGGCGTTCATCGAAGGCCGACCGCTGAAGGATTATACGAAGTCGAAGAAGACCCATTCCGAAAAGCAGATCATCACTACCATCCGGAAACTTGCGCTGGGACTGTCCGAGGCACACGAAATTGGTGTGATACACCGTGATTTAAAACCCGCGAATATCATGATCGATCGGAAAGGGGAACCGGTCGTCATGGACTTTGGTCTGGCGCGACGCAGTTCGAGTGATGATGTGCAGGTGACGCAAAGTGGCGCCATTATTGGTACGCCTGCCTACATGGCTCCCGAGCAGGTAGCCGGCGATCAGGCAGTAATTGATCACCAGGTCGATATCTACGCGCTGGGCGTCATCATGTATGAGCTGATTACTGGCGAGATGCCATTCAAGGGAAACCTGATGGCGCTGCTGCAGCAGATCGCACTCAACGACCCAACGAAGCCTTCCGAATTGCGCCCTGATATTGATCCGCGTCTGGAAGCCATCTGCCTGAAAATGATTGCGGGGGACCGGGAGCAGCGTTACCAGTCAATGACGGACGTCGCGAATGATCTGCAGGAAGTACTCCGCAACCCGGATGAAAGACATAAGCAGGCACAAGCTAAAAAGAAGGGCCAGAAACCGAAATCACTTCCCACCGCGAAAGATGAATCGAATCCGGCTTTGATTTCAATCGACCGTACTGAATCCTCGGTAGTCAGGTTGCGTACGAAACAGGGGAAGAAGTCATTGTCAAAGGGCAAGTCGACTGCCGCTTCAAAATCAAAATCATCCGGCCCGCCAAAGAAACTGCTGATCGCTGGCGGCATAGGCGGATTGTTACTGCTGCTGGGGATGGCTTATTTCGTTCGCGATGGCAAACAGGATGTACAGATCACGCAGGACGATCCCGGCATCACAAATCGCGTCGCTGGAAAAACGGCACTGACGGCCAAGGTTGTGAATGGTCAGCTCGATGGCTTGCTGAATGGAGCGCTGCCAAACAGTCACTCTGCGAGTGAATCTATTAAGAATCCACCCCCTGCAGCAAGCAACTCACAGCGCTACGCATTAACTTTCCCGGAGCCAACAAGTGTTGTCGAGGTGAAAGCACCGTTCAGACTCGATGAAGACTTTACACTTGAGGCGTGGGTGTCCGAGGGAGATAGCTTCCCCACAGCGAATGGGGAAGCCCCGCCTAATGAAAGCATTCTCGATTTGTCTTTTCAAATGATGCTCAATTTAGTTCATGATCAGAGACTCAACAAGTGGTCGTTCGTAACGACGACGAAACTCATCCCTGGATATGAGTATGTTATCTGCAGGGGCAGTTATACAAATAGTAATATTGCTATACGCGGTGAAAGAAACCACATTGCAGCCGTTTTTGAAAATGGTGAAGTCTGCCTTTATGTAGATGGAAAACGATTGGATAAAGTGAACTACGGCCCTGAGCGAACCCCTGCGCAGGGCACCCCCCCCGCTCTGGTCAGAGAATTGTTGATCGGAAACACTCGTATGGCAGGCATGAGTCCGTTTCGTGGCCTGATCGAAGGCGTGCGCTACTCAAAAGGAGCCCGCTACAACGAAGATTTCATGCCACCCGCGGAGTTAACCAACGACAGTACTACTGAAGCACTTTACCTTTTCCAAGAAGGTCAGGGAGATATTCTCAAAGACTACTCCGGCAACGGTCATGACGGAAATATCATCGATGCGAAGTGGGTGAAAGTTGGAAAGAGTTCAAGTCAGACAATCGACCTGTTGGCTGATCTCGTGCCAACCGCATTGAATTCCAAGAATATGACATGGCAGATGAAAGACGGAATCCTTGCCGGCAGCAGTAGTGCATCCAGGCAGAAAAAAGAATGGGTCGGTGCGATATTTCCACAGGAGATCAGCGGCGATTTTGACTTGGAACTGGAGTTGAAGCAATCGGGTTTTGCACCTTTGCAAATTGACTTACCACTGGGCGATAAGCAGGCGATCCGCCTGCATCTAGGCGGACTCGGCAGTGCACTCATGGTAATCGATGGCAAAGAAGATCGAGACGCTGCACCAGAGCACAGTAACAAGGACGCCAGGTTGAAAAGAAATGTCTGGCAGCGCTTGACGGCAAAAGTCCGCCACCACGGTGAAAACGTCAACATCGATGTTACCCTGGACGGAGACCGCGTTGGTCAATTCTCTGGACTGCGTTCGCGCATAACGTTTCCCAAATGGGTCAAACCCGATCCAGTCCATGTGAAATTCGCGGGAACCGGTACCTCCAGCACGCTTGAACTGGAATTTCGCCGGGCTATTGCCCACATCACCCCCCCTGCGGCAATGCAGATTGATCAAGCGAGCCCAAAGTAG
- a CDS encoding LamG-like jellyroll fold domain-containing protein: MNRSNFCAGLLCCLLASLFLQTVQAKEPADQSNRHVLIIGMDGTRPDALLKAKTPTFDRLIKEGAFTDDANILGTRYQKNDTISGPGWSSILTGVWADKHGVHDNSFKGKNYELFPHFFKRLKRQRPDAKTVSLVSWDPIHEHILSEADVAQVFPLPRSKQQIADLRVSGDKLNIDTRDGKWHHLLATRHKDTLKLYLDGKEIGSLSGVDLDYTLGGDFYFLGRDSRTGPTCFHGQLDDIRLWNRSLTDKQIAQAASGATPDRQGLVAEYRFEDAADSGSQVLDLPNNGGKDHGLQIPLTESLKQLPHADFTIEARFRTTDKGRNILFGNYNGKAGALNLELHEKNSVRVYVQPPDPRNTDALAREGERDKTIAETAVRILREEDPTAMFVYFHQTDATGHAIGFSPEVPEYITAIENIDSRVNSLLKAVQARPNFKHEDWLTIVCTDHGGLKRSHSDGLNVPEIRRVFLIAHGPSVAPGKISQQAYLVDVTATALQHLLGEVDPKWQLDGKPVGLKATK, from the coding sequence ATGAACCGCTCAAATTTCTGTGCCGGTCTGCTCTGCTGCCTGCTGGCGTCTCTGTTCCTGCAGACAGTTCAGGCAAAAGAACCCGCTGATCAATCCAACAGGCATGTCCTCATCATTGGTATGGACGGCACCCGCCCCGACGCCCTGCTGAAAGCGAAGACCCCCACCTTCGACAGACTGATTAAGGAAGGTGCCTTCACCGACGATGCCAATATTCTGGGCACGCGTTATCAGAAGAACGATACCATCAGCGGTCCCGGCTGGTCGAGCATCCTCACCGGCGTCTGGGCCGACAAGCACGGCGTGCATGACAACAGCTTCAAAGGGAAAAACTACGAACTCTTCCCCCACTTTTTCAAACGCCTTAAACGCCAGCGGCCCGACGCGAAAACTGTCTCGCTCGTCTCCTGGGATCCCATTCACGAACACATTCTCTCAGAGGCCGATGTCGCTCAGGTCTTCCCGCTTCCCCGCAGTAAACAGCAGATCGCAGACCTCCGCGTCTCTGGTGATAAACTCAACATCGACACCCGCGACGGCAAATGGCATCACCTGCTCGCAACCCGTCACAAAGACACTCTGAAACTCTATCTGGACGGCAAAGAAATTGGTTCGCTCTCCGGCGTCGACCTCGATTATACACTGGGTGGCGACTTCTATTTTCTCGGCCGGGATTCCCGCACCGGTCCGACCTGCTTCCATGGTCAACTCGACGACATCCGACTCTGGAACCGGTCGTTAACCGACAAACAGATTGCACAAGCCGCCAGCGGTGCGACTCCCGATCGCCAGGGCCTGGTTGCCGAATATCGCTTTGAAGACGCTGCCGACTCCGGTTCACAGGTCCTCGATCTTCCCAATAATGGCGGGAAAGACCACGGTCTGCAGATTCCATTAACCGAATCCCTCAAACAGTTGCCGCATGCTGATTTCACCATCGAAGCTCGCTTTCGCACGACCGATAAGGGACGCAATATTCTCTTCGGCAATTACAACGGCAAAGCCGGCGCCCTCAATCTGGAATTGCACGAAAAGAACAGCGTCCGCGTTTACGTTCAACCCCCCGATCCCCGCAACACCGATGCCCTCGCACGGGAAGGAGAGCGGGACAAAACTATTGCCGAGACCGCCGTCCGCATACTCCGGGAAGAAGATCCCACCGCGATGTTCGTCTACTTTCATCAGACCGACGCCACCGGCCATGCGATCGGCTTCAGCCCTGAAGTGCCCGAGTACATCACCGCGATCGAGAACATTGACAGTCGCGTCAATTCGCTGTTGAAAGCCGTTCAAGCACGACCGAATTTCAAGCATGAGGACTGGCTCACCATCGTCTGCACCGATCATGGCGGTTTGAAACGCAGTCACAGCGACGGCCTGAATGTACCGGAAATCCGTCGCGTCTTTCTGATAGCCCACGGCCCCTCCGTGGCGCCCGGTAAAATCTCGCAGCAGGCTTACCTGGTGGACGTCACCGCGACTGCGTTACAGCACCTGTTGGGCGAAGTCGATCCCAAATGGCAGCTCGACGGCAAACCGGTCGGTCTCAAAGCGACGAAGTAA
- a CDS encoding ABC transporter ATP-binding protein, which yields MLKLENVKKVYRKKQDEVVALESTSVEIPRGDFVSIIGPSGSGKTTLLSMLGAMSAPSEGRILLDGESIYDLPVEQRAEVRQNKLGFVFQTFNLIPYLTAIENVQVPMMLSQKYKTERQQRAEELLATVGLQDRLQHKPSELSIGQQQRVALARMLANDPSIILADEPTGNLDPDTRDQVLSFLRQFNEEGRTIIMVTHDLSAAGCARRTLKLSEGRIQSGTEEDLKKSA from the coding sequence ATGTTGAAGTTAGAAAATGTCAAAAAAGTCTACCGCAAGAAACAGGACGAAGTCGTGGCCCTGGAGTCCACCAGTGTCGAGATTCCGCGGGGAGATTTTGTTTCGATCATCGGCCCCAGTGGCAGTGGCAAAACAACGCTGCTGTCAATGCTGGGAGCGATGTCCGCCCCTTCCGAGGGACGGATTCTGCTGGACGGGGAATCGATCTATGATCTCCCTGTCGAACAACGGGCCGAAGTCCGTCAGAATAAGCTCGGGTTTGTGTTTCAGACATTCAACCTGATCCCCTATCTGACGGCGATAGAGAATGTGCAGGTCCCCATGATGCTGTCGCAGAAGTATAAAACGGAGCGACAGCAGCGGGCCGAGGAACTGCTGGCCACCGTCGGCCTGCAGGATCGTCTGCAGCATAAACCGAGTGAGCTGAGTATCGGCCAGCAGCAGCGCGTGGCGCTGGCCCGGATGCTCGCAAACGACCCTTCGATCATCCTGGCCGATGAACCGACGGGAAACCTCGATCCCGATACCCGGGATCAGGTCCTGTCGTTTTTGCGGCAGTTCAACGAAGAGGGTCGGACGATCATCATGGTTACGCATGACCTCTCCGCTGCGGGATGCGCCCGCAGGACCCTGAAGCTTTCCGAGGGTCGAATTCAATCAGGCACTGAAGAGGATCTGAAGAAATCGGCTTGA
- a CDS encoding FtsX-like permease family protein codes for MTMSTMIWKELKERPTALIASLLAIILSVTALVAIRNVTIFSEQEVAGKLDELGANVLILPQGVTLQDYYAADMHQETIPEEHVAELALAGLTGVEAITPKLCVPTKVDDQDVILTGILPQSEIQKMNAWSGGGMLFKKHEGCKAKINVADENQDSPEALAERRSLQHLNKSEVILGSDFAAANNLKAGDSLDLLGESFNVLTVLPATGTVDDSRVFAHLHTVQRLSSAGPVVNIIEVMGCCEDVANGLVGDLSKLLPGTKVVTIANVVETQVSINRMMTNLSYLFLAILIAVGGASMASASFANVIERRREIGTLMALGATPRFVTRLFLAKAALLGLAGGICGYILGSVIAVFLGPAFADVAVVPVPGLALVAAAVAVLVTLAASYFPARQASRLDPCLCFKEV; via the coding sequence ATGACAATGAGCACCATGATCTGGAAAGAACTGAAGGAGCGTCCCACGGCGTTGATTGCCAGTCTGTTGGCGATCATCCTGAGTGTGACAGCGCTGGTGGCGATCCGCAACGTCACGATCTTTTCTGAACAGGAAGTCGCCGGCAAACTCGACGAACTGGGGGCCAACGTGTTGATTCTCCCCCAGGGAGTCACTTTGCAGGACTACTACGCAGCGGACATGCACCAGGAAACGATTCCTGAAGAACACGTGGCCGAACTGGCACTGGCAGGACTTACCGGAGTAGAAGCGATTACGCCGAAGCTGTGTGTCCCGACCAAGGTCGACGACCAGGATGTGATTCTGACGGGGATTCTGCCTCAATCAGAAATTCAGAAGATGAATGCCTGGTCGGGGGGCGGCATGCTCTTCAAAAAGCACGAAGGCTGTAAAGCGAAGATCAACGTTGCTGACGAAAACCAGGATTCCCCCGAGGCCCTGGCCGAGCGACGTTCGCTGCAGCATCTGAATAAATCGGAAGTCATTCTGGGATCGGACTTCGCTGCCGCTAACAACCTCAAAGCCGGTGATTCACTGGACCTGCTGGGAGAGTCATTCAACGTCCTGACCGTACTCCCTGCAACCGGTACTGTGGATGACAGCCGGGTGTTTGCTCACCTGCATACCGTCCAGCGGCTGTCCTCTGCGGGTCCGGTTGTGAACATCATCGAAGTGATGGGCTGCTGCGAGGATGTGGCCAATGGACTGGTAGGCGATCTGTCAAAGCTGCTGCCCGGTACCAAGGTGGTCACCATCGCCAACGTGGTCGAGACGCAGGTTTCGATTAACCGGATGATGACGAACCTGTCGTACCTGTTCCTAGCAATTCTGATTGCCGTGGGTGGTGCGAGTATGGCCAGCGCGAGTTTCGCAAATGTCATCGAACGCCGCCGGGAAATCGGTACGCTGATGGCACTGGGAGCGACGCCGCGTTTCGTCACACGGCTCTTCCTGGCGAAAGCAGCGCTGCTGGGCCTGGCCGGTGGGATCTGCGGGTATATCCTGGGCAGCGTGATTGCTGTCTTCCTGGGTCCTGCCTTTGCGGATGTTGCCGTCGTTCCGGTTCCCGGTCTGGCACTGGTCGCTGCGGCTGTCGCGGTGCTGGTTACACTGGCGGCCAGTTACTTTCCGGCTCGCCAGGCATCCCGCCTCGATCCCTGTCTCTGTTTCAAGGAGGTCTAA
- the katG gene encoding catalase/peroxidase HPI — protein MTSYFGRSIQKGTVLVLCVASSAFAQNHPPHAKQTQSEVHKQHPHVAALKGDKEGAAAKCPVIGHSQGQRNTAAAAGNMSIGDWWPNQLNLDILHQNSQKSNPLGNDFNYAEEFQKLDLKAVKKDIRQLMTTSQDWWPADYGHYGPLFIRMAWHSAGTYRVTDGRGGASDGTQRFAPLNSWPDNANLDKARRLLWPIKQKYGQKISWADLMVLTGNVALESMGFETFGFAGGREDVWEPQKDVYWGPESEWLGRKRYENDDKLENPLAATQMGLIYVNPEGPAGKPDPLAAAHAIRDTFGRMAMNDEETVALIAGGHTFGKAHGAASPKGNVGPEPEGAGLAEQGLGWKNKYGKGNAGDTITSGLEGAWTSTPTQWSNGYFDNLFGYEWKLVKSPAGAWQWTPKAESAKGTVPDAHDPSKSHAPMMFTTDLALKMDPAYGKISKRFHENPDQFAAAFAKAWYKLTHRDMGPVSRCLGPEVPQAQIWQDPVPAVDHKLVDKQDIAELKQKILASDLTVPQLVSTAWGSASTFRGSDYRGGANGARIRLAPQKDWKVNQPEELEKVLQTLTNIQQEFNKAQTTGKQVSLADLIVLGGSAAVEKAAKAAGHDVKVPFSPGRTDATQEMTDVESFAALEPQADGFRNYYSHGLTTPAEELLVDRANLLTLTAPEMTALVGGMRVLDTNVGVPGLGVFTKQPGTLSNDFFVNLLDMDTKWQKSPMCDHFFEGRDRKTGQVKWTASSVDLVFGSNSQLRAIAEVYASEDGKKRFVEDFVSAWNKVMNLDRFDLDPALKKAAPAASLSQR, from the coding sequence ATGACTAGTTACTTTGGTCGCTCAATACAGAAGGGCACGGTGCTGGTGTTATGCGTCGCCAGTTCTGCGTTCGCACAGAATCACCCGCCCCACGCGAAACAGACACAATCAGAGGTTCACAAACAGCATCCCCATGTGGCCGCACTGAAAGGTGACAAAGAAGGGGCAGCCGCCAAGTGCCCGGTCATCGGCCACTCCCAGGGCCAGCGAAATACCGCCGCAGCAGCGGGCAACATGTCGATCGGTGACTGGTGGCCTAATCAGTTGAACCTCGATATTCTGCATCAGAATTCCCAGAAGAGTAATCCGCTCGGCAACGATTTCAACTACGCCGAAGAGTTTCAGAAACTGGATCTGAAAGCCGTCAAGAAAGACATCAGACAGCTGATGACCACCTCCCAGGACTGGTGGCCGGCTGACTACGGACACTACGGTCCCCTCTTCATCCGGATGGCCTGGCACAGTGCCGGTACCTACCGGGTTACCGATGGACGCGGCGGTGCATCAGATGGCACCCAGCGCTTTGCACCGCTCAACAGCTGGCCCGACAACGCCAACCTGGACAAGGCCCGTCGCCTGCTCTGGCCGATCAAACAGAAGTACGGTCAGAAAATCTCCTGGGCCGACCTCATGGTTCTGACCGGAAACGTTGCTCTGGAGTCCATGGGCTTCGAAACCTTCGGTTTCGCCGGCGGTCGTGAAGATGTCTGGGAACCTCAGAAAGATGTTTACTGGGGACCGGAGAGCGAATGGCTTGGACGTAAACGTTACGAGAATGATGACAAACTCGAAAACCCGCTCGCTGCAACCCAGATGGGTCTGATCTACGTCAATCCGGAAGGCCCTGCCGGCAAACCCGATCCACTGGCAGCCGCTCACGCCATCCGCGATACCTTCGGTCGCATGGCGATGAACGATGAAGAAACCGTCGCCCTGATCGCCGGCGGACACACCTTCGGTAAAGCCCACGGTGCCGCCAGCCCCAAAGGCAACGTTGGTCCTGAACCAGAAGGCGCTGGTCTCGCTGAACAGGGACTCGGCTGGAAAAATAAATACGGTAAAGGAAATGCCGGCGATACCATCACCAGTGGCCTGGAAGGTGCCTGGACTTCAACCCCAACCCAGTGGTCCAACGGCTACTTCGACAATCTGTTCGGTTACGAATGGAAACTGGTCAAAAGCCCCGCCGGTGCGTGGCAGTGGACTCCCAAAGCAGAATCGGCAAAAGGAACGGTTCCCGATGCCCACGATCCGTCCAAGTCACACGCACCCATGATGTTCACCACTGACCTGGCGTTGAAGATGGATCCCGCTTACGGCAAGATCTCCAAACGCTTCCACGAAAATCCGGATCAGTTCGCCGCTGCCTTCGCGAAGGCCTGGTATAAGCTGACGCACCGCGACATGGGGCCCGTCTCCCGCTGTCTCGGTCCTGAAGTTCCCCAGGCACAGATCTGGCAGGATCCCGTACCCGCCGTCGATCACAAGCTGGTGGACAAGCAGGATATCGCAGAACTTAAACAGAAAATCCTGGCTTCCGACCTGACTGTCCCACAGCTGGTCTCAACCGCCTGGGGTTCCGCTTCCACCTTCCGTGGCAGTGACTATCGTGGTGGTGCCAACGGAGCACGTATCCGGCTCGCACCGCAGAAAGACTGGAAAGTCAATCAGCCCGAAGAGCTGGAAAAAGTTCTGCAGACGCTGACGAACATTCAGCAGGAGTTCAATAAGGCTCAGACAACCGGCAAGCAGGTTTCCCTGGCTGACCTGATCGTACTCGGCGGATCTGCCGCTGTGGAGAAAGCAGCCAAGGCCGCCGGTCATGATGTGAAGGTTCCCTTCTCACCCGGTCGCACCGATGCCACCCAGGAGATGACCGACGTGGAATCCTTCGCTGCCCTCGAACCACAGGCAGACGGTTTCCGCAATTACTACTCGCACGGATTGACGACGCCGGCTGAAGAGCTGCTGGTTGACCGGGCAAACCTGCTCACGCTGACAGCGCCGGAAATGACGGCCCTCGTCGGTGGTATGCGGGTGCTGGATACGAATGTTGGCGTTCCGGGGCTGGGTGTTTTCACTAAGCAGCCGGGAACCCTGTCTAACGACTTCTTCGTGAACCTGCTCGACATGGATACCAAATGGCAGAAGTCACCCATGTGCGATCACTTCTTCGAAGGTCGGGATCGCAAAACCGGACAGGTCAAATGGACGGCCAGCTCTGTGGACCTGGTGTTCGGCTCGAACTCACAGTTGCGGGCGATCGCCGAAGTCTATGCCAGCGAAGATGGTAAAAAACGGTTCGTGGAAGACTTCGTCTCCGCCTGGAACAAAGTCATGAACCTCGACCGGTTCGACCTGGATCCGGCTCTGAAGAAGGCGGCTCCCGCAGCCAGCCTGAGTCAGCGCTAG